DNA sequence from the Pseudomonas fluorescens Q2-87 genome:
CCTATCCCCCAGATGCGCATGGAGCATAGTTAGTTGACCGATGACAGGCTGATATGGGATCAGAGGGGCTTAGAGGCGTTGCGGATGAAGAAAAGAGGTCAAATGTGAGGTGTTTAGTGCCTTCTATGACCTCTTCGCGAGCAAGCCCGCTCCCACATGGGATTTGTGTCGTACATTAATAACGGCAACGACTCGATCTAACTGTGGGAGCGGGCTTGCTCGCGAAGGCAATGTATCAGGCCACAAAATGGTTAATGCAACCGCTTGCGGCACATCAATTGCGCGATCTTGGCGGTGTCGGGCCGCTCGATGATGCCCTTTTCCGTCACGATGACGTCGATCAGGTCCGCTGGGGTGACATCAAACCCGGGATCGAATACATCCACAGCCGCATCGAGTCGCTTGCCGCCGACATCCAGCAACGCCTCACCGCCCTGCTCTTCTATCGGAAAGTCGTCACCGTTGGCCAGGCTCAGGTCGATGGCTGAGCTCGGCGCCACCACCATGAAGCGAACGCCATGGTGCATGGCGCAGACCGCCAACTGATAGGTGCCGATCTTGTTCGCCACATCACCGTTGGCGGCGATGCGTTCGGCACCAACAACCACCCAGGTCACGCCCTTGGTCTTCATGATGTGCGCCGCTGCGGAATCGGCGTTGAGGGTCACCGGAATACCTTCCTTGGCCAGCTCCCACGCGGTCAGCCGCGAGCCTTGCAGCCATGGACGGGTTTCGTCGGCATAGACTCGCTCGACCATGCCTTCGATATAGGCACCACGAATGACGCCCAGGGCCGTACCGAAGCCACCGGTGGCCAGGGCGCCGGTATTGCAATGAGTGAGGATCGCCTGGGCATTGCCTTGATGCTTGCGGATCAGATCGACGCCCAACTGCGCCATGGTCAGGTTGGCTTCGCGGTCACTTTCATGGATCGCCAAGGCTTCGGCCTCAAGAACTGCCAGCGGCTCGGCATGGCCTTTCAGGCGCCCCAGCCGGTCGCGCATGCGTTCCAGCGCCCAGGCCAGGTCCACCACCGCCGGCCCGGCGTCGCCCAGCAAGGCAAAATCGGCCTCCAATGCCCCATGCCAGTCACCGCCTTCGGCCTCCCGGTCGCGGGCGGCCAGCACGATGCCGTACGCCGCACTGATACCGATGGCCGGCGCGCCACGCACCGCACCCGAGCGAATGGCCTCGGCCACGGCGGCCACGTGGGTGCAAGCGATCCAGTTCTCTTCGAACGGCAAATCACGCTGATCCAGCAAGTACAGGGCGCCATCACGCCAATCGATGGCCTTCACCTTCTCCGCAGCCAACAGTCGATCGCGCATCCTTCACCCCGTACTCATGAACAAAAGCCGCCGATTATAGCGATCCCTCTGCGAAGACGCTCGGGTATACTTCGCCCTCCTTTATACCCCATGGAACCGTTCCACGATGCCCAAGCCTGCCGTTGCGCTCGACTTATTATTGCTGCCGACCTGGTTGGTGCCTGTCGAACCCGCCGGTGTCGTGCTCAAGGATCATGGCCTGGGCATCCGCGAAGGTTGCATCGTGTTCATCGGGCCACGGGCAGAAGCCCTGAAGTGTGACGCCGCCCAGGTTCGTGAGTTGCCCGGCATGCTGCTCAGCCCCGGCCTGGTGAACGCCCACGGCCATGCGGCAATGACCTTGTTTCGTGGTTTGGCCGATGACCTGCCCCTGATGACTTGGCTGGAACAGCACATTTGGCCGGCCGAGGCCAAATGGGTCGATGAAGATTTTGTGCGCGATGGAACCGAGCTGGCGATTGCCGAACAGATCAAGGGCGGTATCACCTGCTTCTCGGATATGTATTTCTATCCCAAGATCGCCAGCGAATGCGTCCATGACAGCGGCATCCGCGCGCAAATCGCGATTCCCATCCTCGATTTCCCGATTCCTGGCGCCGCCAGCGCCGACGAAGCCATTCGTCAGGGCATCGAGTTGTTTGGCGACCTCAAGCATCATCCACGGATCAAAGTCGCATTCGGCCCGCATGCGCCCTACACCGTGGGCGACGAGAACCTGGAGAAAATTCGCGTGATCGCCGAGGAACTGGACGCGGCCATCCACATGCACGTTCACGAAACCGCCTTCGAAGTGCAGCAGGCTGTGGATAACAGCGGGGAACGCCCGCTGGCGCGCCTGGGGCGACTTGGCCTGTTGGGGCCGCGCTTTCAGGCTGTGCACATGACCCAGATCAGCGATGAAGACCAGGCCTTGCTGGTAGAAAGCAATTGCAGCGTGATCCATTGCCCGGAATCGAACCTGAAGCTGGCCAGTGGTTTCTGTCCGGTCGAGCGCCTGTGGCAAGCGGGGGTCAACGTAGCGCTCGGCACCGACGGCGCCGCGAGCAACAACGACCTGGACCTGTTGGGCGAAACCCGCACCGCCGCCCTGTTGGCCAAGGCCGTTGCCGGTTCGGCCACGGCGCTGGATGCCCATCGCGCACTGCGCATGGCCACGCTCAACGGCGCCCGGGCGCTGGGCATCGACGCGACGGTCGGTTCGCTGGAAGTCGGCAAGGCCGCCGACCTGGTGGCCTTCGACCTGTCGGGCCTGGCCCAGCAGCCAATCTATGACCCGGTGTCGCAATTGATCTACGCCACGGGCCGCGACTGTGTCAAACACCTGTGGGTGGCCGGCAAGCCATTGCTGGAGGACGGCCGGCTCACCCGCCAGGACGAATCGCAATTGATCGCCACCGCCCAAGCCTGGGGTCGTCGCATCAGCGGCCACAACGAATAACCACGCCCCTTGAGCTGCGGCTCGGGGCACCTGAATTTTTCAAGCTTTTCGAGGATCTGCACATGAGCAACGTCGACCACGCCGAAATCGCCAAATTCGAAGCCCTGGCCCATCGCTGGTGGGACCGTGAAAGCGAATTCAAACCGCTGCACGACATCAACCCGCTGCGGGTCAACTGGATTGACGAACGGGTCAACCTCGCGGGCAAGAAGGTCCTCGACGTAGGCTGTGGCGGTGGCATCCTCAGCGAAGCCATGGCCCAGCGCGGCGCAACGGTGATGGGCATCGACATGGGTGAAGCGCCGTTGGCGGTCGCGCAACTGCATCAGCTGGAATCCGGTGTCAGCGTGGAATACCGCCAGATCACCGCCGAAGCCCTGGCCGAAGAAATGCCCGCCCAATTCGACGTTGTCACCTGCCTGGAAATGCTCGAACACGTGCCGGACCCATCCTCGGTCATCCGCGCGTGCTTTCGCATGGTCAAGCCCGGCGGCCAGGTGTTTTTCTCCACCATCAACCGCAACCCGAAGGCGTACCTGTTCGCGATCATCGGCGCTGAATACATCATGAAGCTGTTGCCGCGCGGCACCCACGACTTCAAGAAATTCATCCGGCCTTCCGAGCTGGGCGCCTGGAGCCGCATGGCCGGGCTGACCGTCAAGGACATCATCGGCCTGACCTACAATCCGCTGACCAAGCACTACAAACTGGCGGCCGACGTTGACGTCAACTACATGATCCAGACCTTGCGCGAGGAGTAAGTCGATGCGTCTCAAAGCGGTTCTCTTCGACATGGACGGCACGCTGCTCGACACCGCGCCGGACTTTATCGCCATCTGCCAGGCCATGCGCGCCGACCGTGGCTTGCCACCGATGAATACCCAGCACATTCGCGACGAGATTTCCGGCGGCGCCCGGGCAATGGTTGCAGTGACTTTTTCCATGGACCCGGAATCACCGGGTTTCGAGCAATTGCGCCAGGAATTTCTCGATCGCTATCTCAAGGGGTGCGCGGTCCATAGCCATCTGTTCGACGGCATGGCCGAGGTGCTGGCTGATATTGAAGCGGCCAACCTGATCTGGGGCGTGGTCACCAATAAACCGGTGCGTTTCGCCGAGCCGATCATGCAGCAGCTGGGCCTGGCCGAGCGCTCGAAGGTGCTGATCTGCCCCGACCATGTGAAAAACAGCAAGCCTGACCCGGAACCGCTGACCCTGGCGTGCAAGATGCTCGACCTGGACCCGGCCAGCGTGCTGTTCGTGGGCGACGACTTGCGCGACATCGAGTCTGGCCGCAGCGCCGGCACCCGGACCTGCGCGGTGACCTACGGCTATATCCACCCGGACGACAACCCCCGGCACTGGGGCGCGGACGTGGTGATCGATCACCCGTCGGCACTGCGCGAAGTGCTGGATAACGCGTTGTGCAGTTGCTGAGCTGAGCCGTTGTGGCGAGGGGATTTATCCCCGCTGGGCTGCAGAGCAGCCTCTGTTTTTCATACCATCGGCATCCAGGTTTTCTGAACTGGCGATGGGGGGCGCTTCGCGCCCCAGCGGGGATAAATCCCCTCGCCACAACACCGCACCACCACGCATCGTTATGTTTCGTGAGGTTTTATATGTTTGACTACTCCGCCCGTCCCGACCTGCTCAATGGCCGGGTGATCCTGGTCACCGGTGCCGGTCGCGGGATCGGTGCCGCCGCGGCAAAGACCTATGCCGCCCATGGCGCCACCGTGCTGTTGTTGGGCAAGACCGAAGCCAATCTGACCCAGGTCTATGACGAAATCGAAGCGGCCGGCCATCCGCAGCCGGCGGTGATTCCATTCAACCTGGAAACCGCCCTGCCTCATCAATACGATGAGCTCGCGGCCATGATCGAAAGCGAATTCGGTCATCTGGACGGCCTGCTGCACAACGCCTCGATCATCGGCCCGCGTACACCATTGGAGCAGCTGTCTGGCGAGAATTTCATGCGCGTGATGCACGTCAACGTCAACGCCATGTTCATGCTCACCAGCACTTTGCTGCCCCTGCTCAAGTTGTCCAAGGACGCCTCCGTGGTGTTTACCTCCAGCAGCGTCGGACGCAAGGGCCGGGCGTACTGGGGCGCCTATGGCGTGTCCAAGTTCGCCACCGAAGGGCTGATGCAGACCCTGGCCGACGAAGTCGACACCGTCGCCCCCGTGCGCGCCAACAGCATCAACCCCGGCGCCACCCGCACCAGCATGCGTGCCCAGGCCTACCCGGGTGAGAACCCGCTCAACAACCCGACACCCGAAGAGATCATGCCGGTCTACCTGTACCTCATGGGCCCGGACAGCACTGGCGTCAATGGCCAGGCACTCAACGCACAATAAGCGCCTTGCCCTGCGTCGCGACACTTTCCCGTCGCGACGCAAGCTCTCCTGCCCTCCAGCCAGGCGAACCGCCAAGCACGTGTCGCCCCTTGGCGCTGCGCCTCTTATCTAACCAGCTGATTTTTCAGGATTTTTTGCTGAGTTGAACCGAATGGCACGACTTTCGCTCTAAATTCCTCAAACACGCCATGTCTGGCGGGTAACGGACGCTGAGACGAGACTTATGCCTGCCAGGGAAAGCGGACTAGACTCAAATCAGTGTCCTACGGGACTGAGGGACCAGTACGACGCGCAGCCCAAAGCCGCCACACCCAGCCCGCCAGGACAGATCCAGCTTAGGGGCTCACGCCATATGAAAACGCCCACCCAGAACAACGCGATTGACTTCGACAGCGCCAAATTGCAGCGCCTGGGCTTCGGTCAACCTTCGCCATTGGTAGCCCGCCCCGTCAGTCTTTCGCAACTGCGTCAG
Encoded proteins:
- the mtnA gene encoding S-methyl-5-thioribose-1-phosphate isomerase, yielding MRDRLLAAEKVKAIDWRDGALYLLDQRDLPFEENWIACTHVAAVAEAIRSGAVRGAPAIGISAAYGIVLAARDREAEGGDWHGALEADFALLGDAGPAVVDLAWALERMRDRLGRLKGHAEPLAVLEAEALAIHESDREANLTMAQLGVDLIRKHQGNAQAILTHCNTGALATGGFGTALGVIRGAYIEGMVERVYADETRPWLQGSRLTAWELAKEGIPVTLNADSAAAHIMKTKGVTWVVVGAERIAANGDVANKIGTYQLAVCAMHHGVRFMVVAPSSAIDLSLANGDDFPIEEQGGEALLDVGGKRLDAAVDVFDPGFDVTPADLIDVIVTEKGIIERPDTAKIAQLMCRKRLH
- a CDS encoding TRZ/ATZ family hydrolase, yielding MPKPAVALDLLLLPTWLVPVEPAGVVLKDHGLGIREGCIVFIGPRAEALKCDAAQVRELPGMLLSPGLVNAHGHAAMTLFRGLADDLPLMTWLEQHIWPAEAKWVDEDFVRDGTELAIAEQIKGGITCFSDMYFYPKIASECVHDSGIRAQIAIPILDFPIPGAASADEAIRQGIELFGDLKHHPRIKVAFGPHAPYTVGDENLEKIRVIAEELDAAIHMHVHETAFEVQQAVDNSGERPLARLGRLGLLGPRFQAVHMTQISDEDQALLVESNCSVIHCPESNLKLASGFCPVERLWQAGVNVALGTDGAASNNDLDLLGETRTAALLAKAVAGSATALDAHRALRMATLNGARALGIDATVGSLEVGKAADLVAFDLSGLAQQPIYDPVSQLIYATGRDCVKHLWVAGKPLLEDGRLTRQDESQLIATAQAWGRRISGHNE
- the ubiG gene encoding bifunctional 2-polyprenyl-6-hydroxyphenol methylase/3-demethylubiquinol 3-O-methyltransferase UbiG; the protein is MSNVDHAEIAKFEALAHRWWDRESEFKPLHDINPLRVNWIDERVNLAGKKVLDVGCGGGILSEAMAQRGATVMGIDMGEAPLAVAQLHQLESGVSVEYRQITAEALAEEMPAQFDVVTCLEMLEHVPDPSSVIRACFRMVKPGGQVFFSTINRNPKAYLFAIIGAEYIMKLLPRGTHDFKKFIRPSELGAWSRMAGLTVKDIIGLTYNPLTKHYKLAADVDVNYMIQTLREE
- the mupP gene encoding N-acetylmuramic acid 6-phosphate phosphatase MupP yields the protein MRLKAVLFDMDGTLLDTAPDFIAICQAMRADRGLPPMNTQHIRDEISGGARAMVAVTFSMDPESPGFEQLRQEFLDRYLKGCAVHSHLFDGMAEVLADIEAANLIWGVVTNKPVRFAEPIMQQLGLAERSKVLICPDHVKNSKPDPEPLTLACKMLDLDPASVLFVGDDLRDIESGRSAGTRTCAVTYGYIHPDDNPRHWGADVVIDHPSALREVLDNALCSC
- a CDS encoding YciK family oxidoreductase — translated: MFDYSARPDLLNGRVILVTGAGRGIGAAAAKTYAAHGATVLLLGKTEANLTQVYDEIEAAGHPQPAVIPFNLETALPHQYDELAAMIESEFGHLDGLLHNASIIGPRTPLEQLSGENFMRVMHVNVNAMFMLTSTLLPLLKLSKDASVVFTSSSVGRKGRAYWGAYGVSKFATEGLMQTLADEVDTVAPVRANSINPGATRTSMRAQAYPGENPLNNPTPEEIMPVYLYLMGPDSTGVNGQALNAQ